The genomic stretch TGATCCAACTTACCCATAATGGCCTGCAAGGAGCAGTTCAGACCAAATTCAGCGCGAATGGTTTCACAGGGGGTTGTGAATAAGTCAGGATATTTGTTGAACTAGTAAATTTTGGGATTATACCGTATCTTGTTCAGCAATTAAACTGAACATACCTATGATTGACCCTAGAAAAACAATTTACACCTTAGTTTGCACCCTATTTTTAAGTTTTGCGAGCAGTCTTTATGCCCAGCACATCAGTCCGTTAGAGGGCAGATGGGATTTGGAAATGGATTTTATGGGGAAGACCTCTCCTTCGTGGTTGGAAATTAAACACTCCGGAAATGCTACGTTATTGGGACGTTTTGTGTTTGCCTTTGGCAGCGCGCGACCCATTGCCGAAGTGGAAACCTATGGAGAAAACAAATTCACCTTTAGCATTCCCAACCAATGGGAGCCCAAAGGCAGCGATATGATCTTCCATGGCGAATTGGACGGTGGGAAATTGAAGGGTACAATGATCTATACCGATGGTTCCATCATCAATTGGACCGGGGTCAAAGCCCCTGATTTGGCCTATACCGAAAATCCAAAATGGGGAAAAACCATTGAGGTATTCAACGGAAAGGACCTTACTGGCTGGCATGTAGATGGCGAAAAGAACCAATGGGTGGTAAAAGATGGCATTTTGACCAGTCCCGAATCAGGATCCAATTTGATCACGGATGAGAAATTCCAAGACTTTAAAGTACACGTAGAATTCCGTTATCCAGAAGGAAGCAATAGTGGTGTTTATTTACGTGGTCGATATGAAGTTCAAATTGTGGACAGTGAAGGTTTGGAACCTGCCGATATCTATTTGGGAGGTGTTTACGGTTTTTTGGAACCCAATCAGAATGCTTCGAAACCTGCGGGCGAATGGCAGACCTATGATATAACTTTGATTGGTCGACGGGTTACGGTAACGCTTAACGGCAAAACCGTGATTTCCGATGCGACCATTCCAGGTATTACCGGTGGGGCTTTGGACAGCAAGGAAGGGGAGCCTG from Flagellimonas oceani encodes the following:
- a CDS encoding 3-keto-disaccharide hydrolase; translated protein: MIDPRKTIYTLVCTLFLSFASSLYAQHISPLEGRWDLEMDFMGKTSPSWLEIKHSGNATLLGRFVFAFGSARPIAEVETYGENKFTFSIPNQWEPKGSDMIFHGELDGGKLKGTMIYTDGSIINWTGVKAPDLAYTENPKWGKTIEVFNGKDLTGWHVDGEKNQWVVKDGILTSPESGSNLITDEKFQDFKVHVEFRYPEGSNSGVYLRGRYEVQIVDSEGLEPADIYLGGVYGFLEPNQNASKPAGEWQTYDITLIGRRVTVTLNGKTVISDATIPGITGGALDSKEGEPGPFMIQGDHGPIEYRAFEVTPLKN